Proteins co-encoded in one Thermocladium sp. ECH_B genomic window:
- a CDS encoding sugar ABC transporter substrate-binding protein → MRGVNRTLMAVVAAVVIIAIAIGIYYMMTSTTHVTTVSPTTSASSTTSPVASSSQNITLTIITFSGQSAQFIQYAGNEFHKLHPNIYVKVIQEPFSNYITVELTAMEAHSSQYDILGFTSTSALRVAPYLVNLAPYLSMFNMSDLISPQENFGGIYYNTTTGQEEYIGIVYETAVYLLAYNATLFNNSALANQFYSEYGVEFNPQTWQNWTTVLDVDKFLVSNGITKMGILIDDHAAHGIIDAYPAVYGWFYARNSTLNQGNIGGLPNFNIMFTGKPAPGCSYPLPSFNSTSGLQALEVYKQLVSYEPSPNVTVVEYDNLPNLYESGAPGAFLFSTQLSYLSPSVYNETLVAPLPGGYAETGTDFLGISKYSLHQQAAAEFLAFLVSPQMQEEAYLLYHKFPVSKTAIAALLSNSSISIHDRLIIGGIYKAALNAWANPPNIPITYTELIPQFNSQVYNYLMGTESAQAALQQAAQSWANDLVQTYGACR, encoded by the coding sequence ATGAGAGGAGTAAATCGTACGTTAATGGCCGTAGTAGCGGCGGTGGTTATAATAGCCATCGCCATAGGCATATATTACATGATGACCTCGACCACTCACGTAACTACCGTATCACCCACTACGAGCGCATCCTCGACTACATCCCCAGTCGCATCTTCATCCCAGAACATAACATTAACCATAATTACCTTCTCTGGGCAATCGGCGCAATTCATTCAATACGCCGGCAATGAGTTCCATAAGCTTCACCCCAACATATATGTAAAAGTGATTCAAGAACCATTCAGCAATTATATAACTGTCGAATTAACAGCAATGGAGGCACACTCCAGTCAATACGATATACTGGGCTTTACGTCAACATCAGCGCTAAGGGTTGCGCCTTATCTGGTTAATTTAGCACCGTATCTAAGCATGTTCAATATGAGCGATTTAATATCGCCTCAAGAAAACTTCGGCGGCATCTATTACAATACCACCACCGGCCAAGAGGAGTATATAGGCATAGTCTATGAAACCGCGGTTTACTTATTAGCGTATAATGCGACTTTATTTAATAACTCGGCTCTGGCGAATCAATTCTATAGCGAGTACGGCGTCGAGTTTAATCCACAAACATGGCAAAACTGGACCACTGTTCTAGATGTCGATAAATTCCTCGTTAGCAATGGAATAACCAAGATGGGCATATTAATAGATGATCACGCGGCGCACGGCATAATAGATGCCTACCCAGCGGTTTATGGATGGTTCTATGCAAGGAACTCAACATTGAATCAAGGCAATATAGGTGGACTCCCGAACTTCAACATAATGTTCACAGGTAAACCAGCGCCGGGATGCTCTTATCCGTTGCCATCATTCAACTCAACCAGCGGATTACAGGCTCTAGAGGTATATAAGCAATTGGTTTCCTACGAGCCATCGCCCAACGTGACCGTGGTTGAGTATGATAATTTACCTAACCTATATGAGTCTGGAGCCCCTGGTGCATTCCTATTCAGCACTCAATTATCGTACCTATCCCCATCCGTCTATAATGAGACTCTGGTTGCCCCGCTTCCAGGCGGCTACGCCGAGACAGGCACTGACTTCCTGGGGATCAGCAAGTACTCTCTTCACCAGCAGGCAGCCGCCGAGTTCCTGGCCTTCCTAGTATCGCCTCAAATGCAGGAGGAGGCTTACCTCCTGTACCATAAGTTCCCAGTATCTAAGACAGCCATAGCGGCGCTCCTATCTAATAGCAGTATATCCATTCATGATAGGTTGATAATAGGAGGCATATATAAGGCAGCATTAAATGCATGGGCTAATCCACCGAATATACCAATAACATACACGGAGCTGATACCTCAATTCAATTCGCAAGTATATAATTACTTAATGGGAACCGAGAGCGCGCAGGCAGCTCTGCAGCAAGCAGCCCAATCATGGGCAAACGACTTAGTGCAGACATACGGGGCCTGCCGCTGA
- a CDS encoding multidrug ABC transporter ATP-binding protein, producing MCIDAVDLRKSYGSTVALNGLSVKVPCGAASALIGPNGAGKTTTLRILAGLLRPDSGSVLINGIDMFRDPLNAKAVLGYLPEDASPFLTLTVRENMEYVGALRRLSKDFLLDRINYLLDELELREYENMAVSRLSRGNRQKVAIGLAILHDPKVLLLDEPLNYLDIPTQERVIKLLKSMHSGGATILVSTHIMSIAQRLADSVLIINRGHAIWSGSMSELAALSREDERIEEVVARIMSG from the coding sequence ATGTGCATCGATGCCGTTGATCTTCGGAAGAGTTATGGATCCACCGTGGCCTTAAATGGCCTCTCTGTGAAGGTTCCATGTGGAGCCGCATCAGCGTTAATCGGTCCAAACGGAGCCGGAAAAACTACTACACTTAGAATATTGGCTGGTCTTCTTCGTCCGGACTCTGGCTCAGTCCTCATAAATGGGATAGATATGTTCAGGGATCCACTTAATGCGAAAGCGGTATTGGGTTACTTGCCTGAGGATGCATCCCCCTTCCTCACGTTAACAGTCAGGGAAAACATGGAGTACGTGGGAGCCCTAAGGAGGCTCAGTAAGGATTTCCTACTGGATAGGATCAATTACTTGCTGGATGAGTTGGAGTTGAGGGAGTACGAGAACATGGCTGTATCCAGGCTCTCCAGGGGCAATAGGCAGAAGGTGGCGATAGGTTTAGCCATTCTTCATGACCCCAAGGTTCTCTTGCTGGATGAACCGCTTAATTACTTAGATATACCTACACAGGAGCGAGTCATTAAACTTCTTAAATCAATGCATTCAGGAGGAGCCACAATACTTGTCTCAACCCATATAATGAGCATAGCCCAGCGATTAGCTGACTCTGTTCTGATAATAAATAGGGGGCACGCAATATGGAGTGGCTCAATGAGTGAATTGGCAGCGTTATCCAGGGAAGATGAGAGAATTGAGGAAGTAGTCGCTAGAATAATGAGTGGTTAA
- a CDS encoding DNA-binding protein — protein MASTQEATILVGKKPTTNYVIATVMQFNQGSKRVTLKARGGAIARAVSAAIMVRDRFLQGQVDIKETRISSDRVQGQGGKDRNVAAIEIVLEKKQ, from the coding sequence ATGGCGTCTACACAGGAAGCTACAATATTGGTTGGAAAGAAACCAACCACTAACTACGTAATAGCTACGGTAATGCAGTTCAACCAGGGCAGCAAGAGGGTTACCCTGAAGGCTAGGGGCGGAGCAATTGCCAGGGCGGTCTCCGCCGCAATAATGGTGAGGGACAGGTTCCTCCAGGGGCAAGTCGATATAAAGGAGACAAGGATATCCAGTGATAGGGTTCAGGGACAAGGCGGGAAAGACAGGAATGTCGCTGCAATAGAGATAGTCCTCGAGAAGAAGCAGTAA
- a CDS encoding ABC transporter permease, with protein MKSYWLWPYIIYIVGFGLVPMLATFYLVGVDLKTALRGLPLDVFNQALTNTIIFSLSVAVFAVLMALILAVRVDSLPDKWQTPLSLLILLPFTIPFTASTLVWRTVFDARYGLAYYVFSLFRLSPIDMITVPQLSIWGVVIVGIWSSISFAYLIILSGFKSVNKELREISMVDGATLSQYYSQIVIPYSFKSILTAFLITLVLSIGNFDTPFILTQGGPGYSSTTLPLLVYLMMFFMGNFSGGEVLAAVLTLMATIPAILLLLVLRGERSWVKLPSIKVPDKVFHGALWVVSAIILIFLIAPVYWMFLIAFRPDSLDFRSPPLLYPTHVTLNYFMEALGQSIPYIVTSIAVGLVAASISTVLAGAASYIMAKRRSYGTLLLSIYLYSLPATSFIFPLFIFASNAGLINTWWILMMATPIFTITMVAWTMFNIYQDVPEVYEEIAQIEGASSTYILFRLIMPITMGSWAASFILSFIFNWHLLFYPLVLTETPWQFNFPPTGAQTVTIFAALAIGNQVVEWGLLASAALIVALPVMVLSYIVMGRLLRGFSFGGVKG; from the coding sequence ATGAAGAGTTACTGGCTATGGCCGTACATCATTTACATAGTGGGGTTTGGTTTAGTGCCGATGTTGGCAACATTCTACCTAGTTGGGGTTGATTTAAAGACGGCTCTGCGGGGCCTTCCCCTCGACGTATTTAATCAAGCATTGACTAATACTATTATATTCTCATTATCAGTAGCGGTGTTCGCAGTCCTCATGGCGTTAATCCTAGCGGTGAGAGTGGATAGTTTACCCGATAAGTGGCAAACTCCCCTTTCACTCCTAATATTGTTGCCGTTCACAATACCATTCACCGCCTCCACCCTGGTCTGGAGAACGGTGTTCGACGCTAGGTACGGCTTAGCATATTACGTGTTTTCACTGTTTAGGCTGAGCCCCATAGATATGATAACTGTTCCTCAATTATCGATTTGGGGGGTAGTGATTGTGGGCATATGGAGCTCCATCTCCTTCGCGTACTTGATAATATTGTCGGGTTTTAAGTCGGTTAATAAGGAATTGAGGGAGATATCAATGGTGGATGGAGCCACGCTATCCCAATACTACTCCCAAATAGTGATTCCCTACTCATTCAAGAGCATTTTAACGGCGTTCCTCATAACTCTGGTTCTCTCCATAGGAAACTTCGATACGCCCTTCATATTAACCCAGGGAGGACCTGGTTACTCATCCACCACTCTCCCGCTCCTCGTTTACCTAATGATGTTCTTCATGGGCAACTTCTCCGGGGGAGAAGTGCTGGCCGCGGTGCTGACCCTAATGGCAACTATACCCGCTATACTTCTACTACTGGTTCTACGGGGAGAGAGGAGTTGGGTGAAGCTGCCGAGCATTAAGGTGCCGGATAAGGTTTTTCACGGGGCTCTTTGGGTGGTTTCAGCTATCATACTGATTTTCCTAATTGCGCCGGTCTATTGGATGTTCCTGATAGCGTTTAGGCCTGATTCCCTAGACTTCAGGTCGCCTCCCCTGCTTTACCCAACGCATGTCACGCTTAATTACTTCATGGAGGCGCTGGGGCAATCGATTCCGTATATAGTGACCAGCATAGCGGTGGGGCTAGTCGCCGCAAGCATATCCACGGTTCTCGCCGGCGCAGCGTCGTACATAATGGCTAAGCGTCGATCATATGGAACACTGCTTCTCTCTATCTATCTATACTCGCTTCCGGCCACTAGCTTCATTTTTCCATTATTCATATTTGCATCGAATGCCGGCCTAATTAATACTTGGTGGATACTCATGATGGCGACTCCCATCTTCACCATAACCATGGTGGCTTGGACCATGTTCAACATATATCAAGATGTGCCGGAGGTCTATGAGGAGATAGCTCAAATAGAGGGCGCATCATCGACTTACATATTATTCCGACTAATAATGCCCATAACTATGGGGAGTTGGGCAGCATCCTTCATATTATCATTCATCTTTAACTGGCACCTACTGTTTTACCCACTCGTGTTGACGGAGACTCCTTGGCAATTCAATTTCCCACCAACAGGAGCCCAGACAGTCACCATATTCGCCGCATTAGCGATAGGAAATCAAGTAGTGGAGTGGGGCCTCCTCGCCTCAGCGGCCTTAATAGTGGCCCTGCCAGTCATGGTGCTCAGCTACATAGTCATGGGCAGATTACTACGAGGATTCAGCTTCGGCGGAGTCAAGGGTTAA
- a CDS encoding RNA-binding protein: MMFNLVVSTGRRTEGYCMNELKKIGDLLGIDVRVQFTGFDGLLTALVSGDPFNYVRGIKSLINNNKYLPKFTLKVVPVQVVVDTEIDKIRDAALELASLNIGENESFKIEVRKRGVDIRRAHIIDAIAPKVGRKVNLDSPNKIINIEVFPSETGISILTNDDVFSLLKSGFEWQPEYY, from the coding sequence TTGATGTTTAACTTAGTTGTATCCACCGGAAGGAGAACTGAGGGTTACTGCATGAATGAGTTAAAGAAGATAGGTGATTTATTGGGGATAGATGTTAGGGTTCAATTCACCGGCTTTGATGGCTTATTGACTGCTCTAGTCAGCGGGGATCCCTTTAATTACGTTAGGGGCATTAAGAGCCTCATCAATAATAATAAGTACTTACCCAAATTCACGCTTAAAGTGGTTCCAGTGCAGGTGGTTGTTGATACTGAGATAGATAAGATAAGGGATGCCGCCCTTGAATTGGCATCGCTTAATATAGGAGAGAACGAGTCATTCAAGATAGAGGTCAGGAAGCGTGGCGTAGACATTAGGCGGGCCCATATAATAGATGCAATAGCGCCTAAGGTTGGTAGAAAAGTTAACCTGGATTCGCCCAATAAGATAATTAATATAGAGGTATTCCCAAGCGAGACAGGAATATCTATTCTAACCAATGATGATGTATTCAGCCTATTAAAGAGCGGATTCGAGTGGCAACCAGAGTATTACTGA